A single region of the Zonotrichia leucophrys gambelii isolate GWCS_2022_RI chromosome 9, RI_Zleu_2.0, whole genome shotgun sequence genome encodes:
- the SERP1 gene encoding stress-associated endoplasmic reticulum protein 1: protein MVAKQRIRMANEKHSKNITQRGNVAKTSRTAPEEKASVGPWLLALFIFVVCGSAIFQIIQSIRMGM from the exons ATGGTGGCCAAGCAGCGCATCCGCATGGCCAACGAGAAGCACAGCAAGAACATCACCCAGCGGGGGAACGTCGCCAAGACCTCG AGAACGGCCCCGGAGGAGAAGGCGTCGGTCGGGCCCTGGCTGTTGGCTCTCTTCATCTTCGTGGTCTGCGGATCAG CTATCTTCCAGATCATCCAGAGCATCCGGATGGGCATGTGA